TTTTCGTTGTTGTCCAAAAAAATATACTGGTTGTACCTGCTGCTTAAAAGGGACTTGTCCTGGGCAACGGTGCAGCCGACGATGAACCACTTGGCGTTGGTGTTGCGGTAAGCCTTGCCGATGAAGCGCAAGACGTCCTTCTCGGCCTTGGCGGTGACGCTGCAGGTGTTCAAAATGCCGAAATCGGCCTCGGCTGGGTTGGTGGTCAATTCATAGCCGAGCTTTTCCAGCTCGATGATCCATTCCTGAACCTCGGCCTGGTTGCTGCGGCAGCCGAAATAATCGACGACGAACTTCATTCCCTGGCTAGTTTGTCCTTCAATTTCCGGCTTTTTTCCAGCACTTTCTCGCGCTGCTCACCACGGTAGGCGCGCAGTTTTTCCGCGAGAACAGGGTCAACGAGCGCCAGCATGGCCACGGCGAAAAGGGCGGCGTTGGTCGCACCGGCCGCGCCGATGCCAAAGGTGGCCACCGGCACGCCGGCAGGCATTTGCACCATTGAAAGCAGCGAATCGAGCCCCGAAAGCGGAGAGGCGATGGGCACGCCCAGGACCGGGATCAGGGTGTGGGCGGCCACGACCCCGGGGAGATGGGCTGCCCCGCCGGCCGCGGCGATGATCACGCCGACCCCGGCGGTCTCAAATTCCCGGACCAGCTCCAGGGTGCGCTCCGGGGTGCGGTGGGCCGAGCTGATCTCGATTTCCAAATGGACGCCGAACTGGCGCAGCAGGGCGACGCCGTTTTCGATTGACGGATAATCGGAGTCGCTGCCCAGAATGAAGGCGACTTTGGCT
The window above is part of the Candidatus Aminicenantes bacterium genome. Proteins encoded here:
- the purE gene encoding 5-(carboxyamino)imidazole ribonucleotide mutase, coding for MKAKVAFILGSDSDYPSIENGVALLRQFGVHLEIEISSAHRTPERTLELVREFETAGVGVIIAAAGGAAHLPGVVAAHTLIPVLGVPIASPLSGLDSLLSMVQMPAGVPVATFGIGAAGATNAALFAVAMLALVDPVLAEKLRAYRGEQREKVLEKSRKLKDKLARE